A genomic window from Diospyros lotus cultivar Yz01 chromosome 2, ASM1463336v1, whole genome shotgun sequence includes:
- the LOC127793970 gene encoding photosynthetic NDH subunit of subcomplex B 1, chloroplastic, which produces MATAGTAVLPKSISAFPTNPTSSTHFPNLCFSDHNHLPTKPRKPSRGLLLHRPNAKKNPWLDPFDDGDDPDLEYGSLFADGKQEEDPRPPDNPKNPYGFLKFPMGYNVEIASLGLKIRGDVRRCCCVISGGVYENLLFFPAIQLIKDRYPGVQVDVVASARGKQSYELNKNVRWADVYETDNDFPDPSEYTDMVGLMKSRYYDMILSTKLAGLGHAAFLFMSTARDRVSYVYPNVNAAGAGLLLSETFVPPSMNLSEGGYNMYHQMLDWLGRPARNVPRHPVPPLKVSISRKLRGVVEAKYKNAGAEKGKFVVIHGIQFDSKASMQSRGDADSLLPIQAWAEIAEAIRGARPVFVIPHEKEREDVEDVVGDDASIVFITTPGQLAALINDSMGVIATNTAAIQLAQARDKPCIALFSSAEKGKLFVPDAEEKKCTIVSSKTGKLIDTDIEAVKNAIKIFDRPLALV; this is translated from the exons ATGGCCACCGCCGGAACCGCCGTTCTTCCCAAATCCATCTCAGCCTTTCCCACCAATCCAACTTCTTCAACCCATTTCCCCAATCTCTGCTTCTCCGACCACAACCATCTCCCCACCAAACCCAGAAAACCTAGCCGCGGCCTCCTCCTCCACCGCCCAAATGCCAAGAAGAACCCCTGGCTCGACCCCTTCGACGACGGCGACGACCCCGACTTGGAGTACGGATCGCTGTTCGCCGACGGGAAGCAGGAAGAAGATCCCAGGCCACCCGACAACCCCAAAAATCCGTACGGATTCCTCAAGTTCCCGATGGGGTACAACGTGGAGATCGCTTCCCTGGGGCTGAAGATCAGGGGCGACGTTCGGCGATGCTGCTGCGTCATCTCGGGTGGCGTGTACGAGAACTTGCTGTTTTTCCCGGCCATTCAGTTGATTAAGGACCGGTACCCCGGGGTTCAGGTGGATGTGGTGGCGTCGGCCAGAGGAAAGCAGAGCTACGAGCTGAACAAGAATGTGAGGTGGGCTGATGTTTACGAAACGGACAATGACTTCCCCGACCCATCTGAGTACACTGACATGGTCGGACTAATGAAG AGTAGGTATTACGATATGATCCTATCAACCAAACTGGCGGGGCTCGGCCATGCTGCATTCTTGTTCATGTCAACCGCCCGAGATAGAGTCAGCTACGTATACCCAAACGTAAATGCTGCCGGAGCCGGATTGCTTCTATCGGAAACATTCGTTCCGCCCAGCATGAACCTTTCCGAGGGCGGATACAACAT GTATCACCAGATGCTCGATTGGCTGGGAAGGCCGGCTCGGAACGTGCCTAGGCATCCTGTGCCGCCGCTCAAGGTGTCGATTTCCAGGAAGCTGAGAGGGGTTGTAGAGGCCAAGTACAAGAACGCCGGAGCGGAGAAAGGAAAATTTGTGGTGATCCATGGCATACAATTCGATTCGAAAGCTTCGATGCAGTCCAGGGGAGACGCCGATAGCTTGCTGCCGATCCAAGCTTGGGCTGAGATTGCCGAGGCAATAAG GGGAGCGAGGCCGGTTTTCGTGATCCCGcacgagaaagagagggaagatGTCGAGGACGTTGTCGGAGACGACGCCAGTATCGTTTTCATCACTACTCCGGGCCAG CTGGCTGCTCTGATCAATGACTCCATGGGAGTAATAGCGACGAACACTGCGGCCATTCAACTTGCGCAAGCGCGCGACAAGCCCTG CATCGCTTTGTTTTCATCCGCGGAGAAGGGGAAACTGTTTGTGCCGGACGCAGAAGAGAAAAAATGCACGATTGTTTCGTCGAAGACGGGGAAGCTGATCGACACCGACATTGAAGCTGTTAAGAACGCGATCAAGATTTTTGACAGGCCCCTGGCTCTTGTCTAG